The nucleotide window TGCCGTAATGACGAAAATAACGAACAGCACATAGAGTACCGGCCCGAACTCGAAAACGAGGTTCTTGAAAAATGGAACCGTCGTTGCGGTAGTAATATCGACACCGGCATATTTGAACAGATTGGTCGAGAACATGATCGTCAGTGAAACGATGAGCCCTACCGCGACCTGCCCCATGATCTTATATCGACCAACGAGTCCCTTTTTCTTCTTCTTGACGACTTTCAGGTAATCATCGAGGAAGCCGACGCCGCCCAGTAGTAATGTAGAAACTAGAATCAGAATGATGAATACGTTACTTAGCTCAGCCCAAAGTAGGGTCGGAATGACGATTGAGATTAGAACGATGAGTCCACCCATCGTTGGCGTTCCGGCTTTTGCGAGATGCTGTTTTGGCGCCTCGACTTTACCTTGCTCGCCAATCTGCAATGCCTTCAATCGCGCAATGATCTTCGGACCGCTCCAGAGACTAATGAGCAGCGCCGTGATTGCCGCCAGCGCACTCCGGAACGTCAGGTATCGGAAAAGGTCTCCTCCGGGCGGGCTAAACGTTCGATTGATCCAATTGAAAAGATAATAGAACATCGTTGTGATGGATCGTTAAGCTCGTTGCAGCATCTCGATCAACTCTTCCATCTTCATGCCGCGCGACCCTTTAATGAGTACTGCATCCCCAGGTTTCAGAATCGCACGGAGCGCCATAGCGAGTTGCTTCTT belongs to Bacteroidota bacterium and includes:
- the mraY gene encoding phospho-N-acetylmuramoyl-pentapeptide-transferase is translated as MFYYLFNWINRTFSPPGGDLFRYLTFRSALAAITALLISLWSGPKIIARLKALQIGEQGKVEAPKQHLAKAGTPTMGGLIVLISIVIPTLLWAELSNVFIILILVSTLLLGGVGFLDDYLKVVKKKKKGLVGRYKIMGQVAVGLIVSLTIMFSTNLFKYAGVDITTATTVPFFKNLVFEFGPVLYVLFVIFVITATSNAVNLTDGLDGLAAGTVAIAFIPIAAIVYFSGNLQLSDYLNIPYLRGAGELSVFSASLVGGVLGFLWYNAHPAEVFMGDTGSLALGGAMGTMMVLCKKEFVLPIVGGIFFLESISVIMQTGYFKASRKIYGEGRRIFRMAPLHHHFELCGWAESKIVTRAYIAAIILAILALTTFKVR